The window AGGAGCTGAACACTGAGTCCCGGGACCCTCGCGGGGTGGCTGCACGAGCTctcagggagaagaggaagaagtgcGAAGTCGCATCGCGGCGAGAATGAGCAGCCGGACCAGGAGGAAATCTGGCCGGAGCGCAACCCCCTGGGCCCCAGCTCCCCAGAGGAGGAGAAGTAAGGGTCCGGGGGACCCGCCCCAGGTTCCAGACATAATTTAAACCTTCTTCccgaaaggggaggaaaaggaaggaaggaacaacaGGTCCTTGAGCTCCAAGCGCAGGATTAGTCGGGGCTTGAATATgcgagaggaagaagaggaagccAGCTTCCCCCTCCTCCTATGTCCCTGCGCCCCCAAAGCGCTACCAGCGGGACGGTAAAGTTCAGGTGCTACACCTGGGAACGGCCAAAGTAGGACGGGCAGGAACTCATGGGGGGAAGGGGGCAGCGCCGGGGTCAGGCACCGCATCCCGAAGGAGCAGGAGCAGCACTAGCGGGGACGGCAGAGTGCGCGAGGACGAGAAGCGGTGCTAGGGGTCCAGGGCCTACCTGCGGGCCAAATACCCGACTGGAGGGGAGGGCGAGCAAACGCTGCACGCCGGACACGCAGGGCATCAGGCTGACGCTGTGGATTAAGTGCGGGCTGTAGCCCCTGCTCCCCTAGGCAAGGAGGTGTGGGGAGAGAAGCTAGTGCCGAGGGCCCAGCTCCTAGCGCCCAAACGGGCCGGGACGCTGCCATCTGTGCTGGTGCCCGGCGCCCACGGACCGTGCCCACTGCCCGGAGCAGACCTGCGGCCCCTCCAGCCGCCACCTATAGGGAAGAGGCTGGAGGTAAAGAAAGAATGAGGACGCTGGAGATTGGAATATGTTCCGCAGCTGCTCAGACTGAAGAAGCGAATTAAAGGACAACTACGGGACTAGAAGGCAGGGGGGAAGCAAGTAAAGTGAGTCCCGCGGGGGAATGTGCAGAAGATGGCGGGATTCAAAGGCTTgaagatctagaaaggaaaattgAAGCAATGAAGGTTGAGTTAGAAGATCATTCTAACTAATGAAGAAGTTAGAAGCAAAACCTGTAGCTTTACAAAGGATCTGGGTGCCTCACGCCCTCGGGAAAAAGCTGGGAAAAGGGGATGGTGATTTTGAACCAATCTTGgcagttatgaaaaaaaaaatttaactgttAATGGTTCTATCCTGAAAGCCAGCAGCTAACTCCGGACGTGGAGGAGAAAGTGCTGGAAGTTAAGAAGAagagattaatgttgaaaaaaactggagaagaaaagggactAGAAATGAAGCTGAGAATAAAAGCAAAAGTGAATTGAGCCTCCTGAGCAATAGTCCCTTgttaattaaaatgaagaaaaacctACACAAGGAGATAGACACAACtatcatttttcaaaatgtttctcAGGTAAGTCATGAGATGATGATACCATGAAGGAATATAGTCAGCGAATATGGAACAAGACAAAGACCATAACTCCCAAGCTTTACCACCACCCCCTTCTTCAAATGAATCAGAATCCCAAATCTTCCAGATTGTGATGGTGTTTCCTAGCCATCTCCTGCAGGATATTGGTGATAGCAAACAGGAGGAGGCAAAGGATGATCCCAGCACTTGCCAAACAATTGTCTGTCCTCTGTGGTGAAATGGCAAAGAAACAGTCAGCCTTTTATCTGCAGTCTCCTCTGCTGCCACCTTTGATGCCAGACTTGCTTTGGACCAAGACCTACTGAATGTTCCAGGGCCCACCAAATGGGCTGTTGGTTGTTAGACCTATGAGGCCATAAAATCTTCACCCCTACAAAATCCTCTGCTAAGGGGCTTCTCTTTGGAAATGGGAAGGATTCTCCTCTATCTTCATCCGGACATTCAGGATTGCCAGTCAGCTAAGGATCCTTTCCATGTAAAGATACTAACCCTAGTTACTCAGAACTTCCAGTTGTTATTAGAAGTGGTTCCTTCCAATAGCTTCCCCATCATGATCCCCCAAAACTCTTTCTGGAAAGTACAAACTTTCACAGGGTAAATGAAATCAGCCAATGGTCATTTCTCTAGGACAGGAGGCTCAATGTTTCTTTCAGAATGTTCCACAGGaaaatgttgtgtgtgtgtgtgtttgtttcttcttcctttactcTTCAGGAAAGGGACAGTGACAATTTGTTGTGGAAGTCTTCCTTTGGGCTGTTGATACGCGCTCTCCTGGCCTGAGGACCCTAGGTAAAGGAGCCTCCAACAAGCTTTGGAACTGCaaagtacatatttatttattgtatttattggatctggaattagaaagatctgaattcaaatccagtttcagatgcTTCCTGGTTTTGggagcctgagcaagtcattgcACACTCtgcctgcctctgtttcctcaagtataaaatggatatGTGGAGAACACATCCCTCCAAGTGTagtgtaaggattaaatgagtttttttgttgtttttgaagcaattagggttaagtgacttgcccagggtcacacagctaggaaatgatgtgtctgagaccagatatgagctcaggtccttctgattttcATGCTCTATCTTGTGTGCCACCTATCAGCCCCTAAATGAGATATTTTGAACAGCTTAGTACAGTTACTATTATagtcttgttgttcagtcatatgaccctatctggggttttctggataaagatactggaaagctttgccatttcttttgatagttcattttacatatgaggaaactgaggcagagttgagtgacttgtgcaagggttatacagctagtttCTCAGACTAGATGTGATCTCAGTTCTTCCCATTCCAGGCCTTGGAGTTCTATCCTTTTTCAATATCCAGCTGCCTGGTATACAATAAGCACCTATTAATTGTTCATCACCTAGAGTTCACATCTTAGGCATCCACATAAATAATGGAAGGAGAATCCTGATTTTCTTCTCAGGGAGAGGCGAACTGCTAGTGGATCTGGGGCAGGGGGCCCATTTCAAGGACTGCTGTGTCTCAACATTTTGCTCTTAGGCTCAGAGTGTAGTCTCCTGGCTGCTGGTGTGGGGGGTGTTTGTTGTCCCTCCTCCTATCTCCTGCTCATCCCCAAGGGCCCTCTGGAGCACCACCCTGAGAGGCTCCCTCCGCTTATTCCCTAGTCTGCCCACGAAGAAGTAAATGAGGGGGTTCACACTGCTGTTCACACAGGCCAGGAGGTCATGGAGCCAAACACGCATGAGGCCTACCTTGGAGTAAAAAGGCATGAAATCCCCAACCCCCCAGGGCAGGCCGCAGAGCAGGAACACGAGGAccgtgagcaggaccaggaggtagAGCCTGGGCGGCTGCCGGCGCCGGGAGCTGCACTGGACCCTCAGCAGCAGAGTCAGGCTGGACACGCACATCACACACATGAGGAGGAGGAAATACCCAACCTCAAAGATGATGACTAAGTTGttacatggagaaaaaaaatattcccaaaagacaaaaattattaaCGTGTGCATCCCGGCCAGAGCCCAGAGGACAGCGCAGACCGCGGCCGACGTGTATTTGGGGCGGCGACATCGGTACCAGATGGGGAAGAGCGCGGAGAGACAGCGCTCGGTGCTGATCGCGGCCAGGAGGCTCAGGCCCGCAGCGTAGGGGATGTATCTGAGGAAGAGCAGTATTGTCCATGTTAAACcataaaaaatatatctaaaaattgTATCTATACCGATCAGAAAGGAGCCACAAAGGAAGAGGGCGTCGGCCACCGCCAGGTTGAGGATATAGACGGAGAAGGGGTTCCTCCGGATGCGGAAGCCCAGGAGCCACAGGACGGCGCCGTTCCCGACCAGCCCAAGCAGGGCAATGAGCAGAGAGAGGATGTTCATCCAGCCATAAAAGTCAAGGCTTCCAGATGAACTACCACTTTTCCTAATCTGCGTTGAATTGTCAGAACCATATCCTGGATATTCAGGTGTGGGGGACACCGTCATGTTGGGTGGTCTGCGCTCCATGGAGCCCGGCTCCTCTCAGACACCCtggggacacagagacagagaaggacatCAAGGAGTTTCCCGGCCATTTatgcctctctctcccttcaaGAGTCAGAGCCTCCTCTTCCTCACTGCCTTTTTCTAGGGTGCAGATAAGGGGCATCACAGTGCATAGAGGTGTGGGCCTAGGGGAAAAGCTGAATTATAACTTTCTCAGAAACTTACCAgtgagaaaaatctttttttcaccCATATTAATAACTGATTATTAAGATTAAGACTTGaccttcctctttcttcattaAGAAACCAGCCCCCAGTAGATAACATAGTCTGCCTCTGAATGACATTTTTGATGCATGAATTTGCTCAAATCCTTGAGGTACATGATTTTCCACCATGAAAGAGAAGTTTATGTAGGTGTTAGAgacatttttccttctctgagaatTGCCATGTCAGCTGGTATGACGGGCCCAGGAGGTAAAAAAGGGCTTGGcttctgaggcaggaggttgtgtcttacagGTGTTAAAGGAACTTAATAGGTTCCTTGACTTGAAGGGGTGCGCCCTTGCTAGATCTCCCCTAGGCACAGCATTAACTCCAGGTGTCCCCCTTCTGTGAATCCACCTATGAAGTGCTGAGTGGGCTAGGCACAGGCTAATGccagaggagagtaaatataaataaccagCTTTGAGTCCatagagagatgcagagagagatgCAGGCACACAGAGGCACACTTGCTCTTGTACTCTCTTGCGCTTGTTTCCTGCTAATCCCTTCTGGGATTACGAATAAAGAAAGGCGATTTTGCACCTCAAAGTCAGCTCATCTTCGTATGTATGGAGGTATCCCAAAGACTGGTATGTATGACCTTGGCAGTCTAGAATAGGGTACACAGTTGGTCCGGCACATGTAGGTATTATTCTTACCCACTCTCTTTCATGATTCCTTGACTGGGGAGGGATGGATGCCTTTGTCCAGATACCTGGGAGCAGCTAAAGCTCCTCGTGCCCTCAGCAGGTGGAGGAGAAGGCTCTCGTCCAGCTCCTAGTCCACCCACTCAGGGATTGTTCTCTACCCTCAGGCACAGCCCCCTTTCTAAAgacttttaaagaatttaataCTCTCCAGAGGCGTCTTTGGCTTGCAGGTAAGATCTGATCTCAAGCTCTTATCTCCTAGCCATCACTAAAAATCTTATTATTAATTGCCCCAAAATTGTCTCTAGGATTTGCCATTACTTACATcggctgtgtaatcctggacataTTATTCAACATTTCTCTCCCTCTGGTTACAAATTGCAAAATGGGACCAAAAATAGCAGGAACCTCACGGGGATCTttagaagatcaaatgaggcagTATTTGTGGTGTGCTTAACACTGTGCCTAGCACCCAAGtagcccattaaaaaaaaaaaaaaaaaaaaagctgtttttattttcccctttgccTCTTTTGTCATGATGTGACAGAGATATAAAAATGAGTCTTTTGGTGAAGATTGGGGGTACACGGGTAGAATCACCTTTCTTCTCTGACCTCACTCAAATTCAGGCtttgtttccctctctcttctttttctttagtacTGGAGGGTTTGACTCCTTCTAAAACCAATGTGGACAGGTCTAAGGATGGGCGGAACCACTTAATTTAAAACAATGGACATTTGTTTATTTGCTGGATGTATGCAGCCACTTTCTGTTTCTTTACTCTTTGATCAATTCATAAATTCATCCATCCAATTAATTacgttttaaaatatttatcaataactTTTCCTTATGCATACTTTATATTGTTGTATATACTCTCCCCCACAGAAAATCAATTTTTCAAAGTCAAAGTGAATGGGAATAGCAAAGATTCCTAAGAGAATATAGGGTAAAATAGGCAGATCTTAGACCTAATCtttaggaagtcacttaaccctcaggAAGTAGACAGTGTTGTTGACCATTCATCAATGGTTACTTCCTTCTCAGTCTatccaaagaatttaaaaattaacaggaaaggggcagctagttagtgtaatggatagagcaccaaccttgaagtcaggaggacctgagttcaaatgtgggctcagacacttaacacttcctagttgtgtttccctgggcaagtcacttaaacccaattgcctcaggaaaaaaaataggaaggagggcATATCCCCATGTCTTTTCTACTATCTAATCCATTCTCTTTCTGCCATGTGCCGCACATCATGCTGGATTGTCAAGTTGATGTTCTTGGACTTCTTCTTGCAATGGAATAAATGCTTTCACTTTGTATCTGGAGGTGCTTCCAAATTGTTGATTTGGTTAAGAGGAGAGTCTAGCACCCCATCCCACACAGATTATGGGAATTGTCCAGGATCTGTAACTTCCC of the Sarcophilus harrisii chromosome 6, mSarHar1.11, whole genome shotgun sequence genome contains:
- the LOC100934035 gene encoding mas-related G-protein coupled receptor member X4-like, producing the protein MERRPPNMTVSPTPEYPGYGSDNSTQIRKSGSSSGSLDFYGWMNILSLLIALLGLVGNGAVLWLLGFRIRRNPFSVYILNLAVADALFLCGSFLIGIDTIFRYIFYGLTWTILLFLRYIPYAAGLSLLAAISTERCLSALFPIWYRCRRPKYTSAAVCAVLWALAGMHTLIIFVFWEYFFSPCNNLVIIFEVGYFLLLMCVMCVSSLTLLLRVQCSSRRRQPPRLYLLVLLTVLVFLLCGLPWGVGDFMPFYSKVGLMRVWLHDLLACVNSSVNPLIYFFVGRLGNKRREPLRVVLQRALGDEQEIGGGTTNTPHTSSQETTL